The following proteins come from a genomic window of Edaphobacter sp. 4G125:
- a CDS encoding biopolymer transporter ExbD, whose translation MSSRKLRTEINVTPLIDILLVLLIIFMVIQPVAVRGLDALLPQPPKSPDHSDQSQAIVVQLLGDREHGVTYKINETLLGKREVEQKLTEIFATRRDKAMFIKGDADLDFSQIAEVIDYGHQAGVDNIGIITPRTTNPQ comes from the coding sequence ATGTCTAGCAGGAAACTCCGCACCGAAATCAACGTCACCCCGCTCATCGACATCCTTCTTGTACTGCTGATCATCTTCATGGTCATCCAGCCAGTCGCGGTTCGCGGTCTCGACGCGCTTCTTCCTCAACCTCCTAAATCTCCCGATCACTCGGATCAGTCGCAGGCAATCGTGGTTCAGCTCCTCGGCGATAGAGAACATGGCGTCACCTACAAGATCAACGAGACTCTCTTAGGCAAACGCGAAGTCGAACAGAAGCTCACCGAGATCTTCGCCACCCGAAGAGACAAAGCGATGTTCATCAAAGGCGATGCCGACCTGGACTTCTCACAAATCGCCGAAGTCATCGACTACGGTCATCAGGCCGGTGTGGACAACATCGGAATCATCACTCCACGAACCACCAATCCCCAATAA
- a CDS encoding REP-associated tyrosine transposase has protein sequence MAIPSRTAKPGTYFITTATHNRRRLFQVESNAELLLETIDHYRASYLLHAYVVMPDHVHLLITPTDITIERTMQLIKGGFSHGMSSKLPVWQRGFTDHRIRDVDDYVIRLNYLHQNPVEARLSDTPETYPFSSANPKLRLDEYLSG, from the coding sequence ATGGCGATCCCGAGCCGCACCGCCAAGCCCGGCACCTACTTCATCACGACAGCTACTCACAATCGTCGAAGACTCTTCCAGGTCGAGAGCAATGCCGAACTCCTTCTCGAAACCATCGACCACTACCGTGCCAGCTATCTGCTGCATGCCTATGTCGTCATGCCTGACCACGTCCACTTGCTTATCACTCCGACTGACATCACAATCGAGCGAACCATGCAGCTCATCAAAGGTGGTTTCTCCCACGGCATGTCCTCGAAGCTTCCTGTCTGGCAGCGAGGCTTCACCGACCATCGCATTCGCGACGTAGACGACTATGTCATTCGCTTGAACTATCTTCATCAAAATCCAGTCGAAGCCCGCCTGAGCGACACACCCGAAACCTACCCTTTCTCTTCCGCTAATCCGAAGCTTCGTCTCGACGAGTACCTCAGCGGCTAA
- a CDS encoding anti-phage dCTP deaminase has protein sequence MSNQTHSSPEDSEIVVGLVCAVGVNYKQCVHVIEAEFRKMGYVPRLVHLSGLMDTLAQQFELEPIKSGLSELERIRARMNMGNALREKTKKNDLIALSAIQQINSLRENNGPALGTVNILATLKRPEEVRALRRVYGAGFFLIGLHDSEAGRINYLVDNQGIDKVSAKRLMDDDQDDHKSAGQLTRETYYLSDVFVSLERKRYKEQISRFVELLFSHPYHTPTRDEYAMFMAFAASLKSAQLGRQVGASIVSEVGDVVALGCNDVPRPGGGQYWCEDSDDKRDHVLRRDTNDVQKKLILRDLLSRFGCDGQTDGEIEEKAKGSLLADITEFGRAMHAEMDALMSCVRNGITARNGILYTTTFPCHNCARHILGAGISRVVYIEPYAKSAALDLHFDGITVDKFNDNKKKSTAGSRGKIPFESFVGVGPRRYSDLFIMNPSYGLGIKRKRDGKTIPWPKDGKKPRLPMHVTSYLQREQLSVDEMKVLTAEGRRRNGDKSANSRISKVPAASRAKRS, from the coding sequence GTGAGCAATCAAACCCATTCATCTCCGGAAGACAGCGAGATAGTTGTTGGATTGGTCTGTGCTGTTGGTGTGAATTACAAACAGTGCGTACATGTCATAGAAGCTGAATTCAGAAAGATGGGGTATGTACCGCGGCTGGTTCATTTGAGTGGCCTGATGGATACTTTGGCTCAGCAATTTGAGCTTGAACCAATAAAGAGCGGATTGTCTGAACTTGAACGCATTCGTGCAAGAATGAATATGGGGAACGCTCTCCGTGAAAAAACAAAGAAGAACGATCTGATCGCATTGTCGGCGATACAACAGATTAATAGTTTGCGCGAGAACAATGGCCCGGCATTGGGAACAGTCAATATTTTGGCAACACTCAAGCGCCCTGAAGAAGTGAGAGCTCTCCGACGAGTTTATGGGGCTGGTTTTTTTCTAATAGGTCTTCACGACAGTGAAGCTGGTCGAATAAATTACTTAGTCGACAATCAAGGAATTGATAAAGTATCTGCAAAACGCTTAATGGACGATGATCAAGACGATCACAAGTCGGCAGGTCAACTAACTCGTGAAACTTACTATCTGTCGGATGTATTCGTAAGTCTGGAAAGAAAGCGTTATAAAGAGCAGATTTCGCGGTTTGTGGAATTGTTGTTTTCGCATCCCTATCACACACCAACCCGCGATGAATATGCCATGTTTATGGCGTTTGCTGCATCGCTGAAATCTGCTCAGCTAGGTCGCCAAGTAGGAGCGTCAATTGTCTCAGAAGTGGGCGACGTGGTCGCATTGGGTTGCAACGATGTCCCTAGACCCGGTGGCGGTCAATACTGGTGCGAAGACTCAGATGATAAGAGAGATCATGTCTTGCGCAGGGACACGAACGATGTTCAAAAAAAGCTTATTCTCAGAGACCTTCTTTCGAGATTTGGTTGTGATGGACAGACTGATGGGGAGATTGAGGAAAAGGCAAAAGGTTCGCTGCTCGCAGATATTACAGAATTTGGACGTGCGATGCATGCGGAAATGGATGCGCTAATGTCATGTGTGCGCAATGGGATTACCGCGAGAAATGGAATCCTATATACAACGACCTTTCCCTGCCATAATTGCGCTAGACACATATTAGGGGCTGGCATCAGCCGAGTTGTCTATATTGAACCATATGCCAAGAGCGCTGCCCTAGATTTACACTTTGATGGCATCACAGTTGATAAGTTTAACGACAATAAAAAGAAATCAACAGCTGGAAGTCGAGGTAAGATTCCATTTGAGTCGTTCGTAGGCGTTGGTCCAAGACGATACAGCGATTTGTTCATCATGAACCCTAGTTATGGGTTGGGCATCAAACGTAAACGTGACGGAAAAACAATACCGTGGCCAAAGGATGGCAAGAAACCGAGATTGCCAATGCACGTCACTTCATATCTTCAACGTGAACAACTGTCAGTTGACGAAATGAAAGTGCTAACCGCCGAAGGGAGACGGCGAAATGGCGACAAAAGCGCAAACAGCAGAATTTCAAAAGTTCCAGCGGCATCTAGAGCGAAACGCTCGTGA